Proteins encoded within one genomic window of Spirulina major PCC 6313:
- a CDS encoding cupin domain-containing protein yields MTMKKQDWIQKLGLIEHIEGGYFAESYRSTDEISTPREGTNRAMMTSIYYLLTDDRPLDHLHQNRSDIMHYFHTGDPITYILVDLAGQLQRVTLGLDGARGEVPQLLVPGGYWKAAILESGEYGLLGEAVAPGFDYRDMRVATAAEIRAQFPELWPELADFVKRSP; encoded by the coding sequence ATGACGATGAAAAAACAAGACTGGATTCAAAAATTAGGATTGATCGAGCATATTGAAGGGGGATATTTTGCGGAAAGTTATCGATCCACAGACGAAATTTCGACCCCACGCGAGGGAACAAATCGGGCGATGATGACCTCGATTTATTACCTCTTAACCGACGATCGCCCCCTGGATCATCTCCATCAAAATCGATCGGATATTATGCATTATTTCCACACGGGTGATCCGATCACCTATATTTTGGTGGATTTGGCAGGGCAGTTACAGCGGGTGACCTTGGGCTTAGATGGGGCGCGGGGGGAAGTGCCGCAGCTCCTCGTGCCGGGGGGCTATTGGAAGGCGGCCATTTTGGAATCAGGGGAGTATGGCCTGTTGGGGGAGGCGGTGGCTCCGGGGTTTGATTATCGGGATATGCGGGTGGCGACGGCGGCGGAAATTCGGGCGCAGTTTCCGGAACTGTGGCCAGAGTTGGCTGATTTTGTGAAGCGATCGCCGTGA
- a CDS encoding sulfotransferase family protein, producing the protein MTEPNFLLLGAPKAGTTALYAYLQQHPQVFMSAVKEPHFFAFEGHSLHFNGPRDERGSLTTASVNEWGAYQALFDGATGAIARGEASTMYLYWPGVPERIHRYTPEAKLVAILRNPIDRAFSHFLHLRRDGREWLSDFREALAAEGDRIAQNFSPAWHYHAVGQYAEQLQRYQSIFPREQLKIYLYDDWRQQPRQFLASLFEFLELDPTFQPDMGTRHNTTQQVQKNVSIHDFLTQDNWIKKMLRPLIPARIRQPLAAKAYRANVAAPPTLTPQLRRQVLPRFQADILATQDLIHRDLSHWLTVD; encoded by the coding sequence ATGACTGAACCGAATTTTCTGCTCCTGGGTGCGCCCAAAGCCGGAACCACCGCCCTCTATGCCTATCTGCAACAGCATCCCCAGGTGTTTATGAGTGCCGTTAAGGAGCCGCATTTTTTCGCCTTCGAGGGCCATAGTTTGCACTTCAACGGGCCACGGGATGAGCGCGGCTCCCTCACCACGGCATCGGTAAATGAGTGGGGGGCGTATCAGGCATTGTTTGACGGGGCAACCGGGGCGATCGCACGGGGCGAGGCTTCAACGATGTATCTCTATTGGCCGGGCGTGCCGGAACGGATTCACCGCTACACCCCTGAGGCGAAACTGGTGGCGATTTTGCGCAATCCCATCGATCGCGCCTTCTCCCATTTTCTCCATTTGCGGCGCGATGGGCGGGAGTGGTTGAGTGATTTTCGTGAGGCCCTGGCAGCGGAGGGCGATCGCATCGCGCAAAACTTTTCCCCCGCCTGGCACTACCACGCCGTCGGCCAATATGCCGAACAACTCCAACGCTATCAGTCCATCTTTCCCCGTGAACAATTAAAAATCTATCTTTACGACGATTGGCGACAACAGCCCCGGCAATTTCTCGCCAGTCTATTTGAATTTTTAGAGCTTGATCCCACCTTTCAGCCGGATATGGGCACACGCCACAACACTACCCAACAAGTCCAAAAAAACGTCAGCATTCATGATTTTTTAACCCAAGATAATTGGATTAAAAAAATGCTGCGCCCCCTGATTCCGGCCCGCATCCGTCAACCCCTCGCCGCCAAAGCCTACCGCGCCAACGTGGCAGCCCCCCCCACACTCACCCCCCAACTCCGCCGCCAAGTCTTACCCCGTTTCCAAGCTGATATTCTCGCCACCCAAGACCTCATCCACCGGGATCTCTCCCACTGGTTAACCGTGGATTAA
- the htpG gene encoding molecular chaperone HtpG — protein sequence MATVLEQGNITIHTENIFPIIKKSLYTDHEIFLRELISNSVDAIAKLKMVSYAGEVDGELPAPKIEITVDADAKTLSVSDNGIGMTPDEIKKYINQVAFSSAEEFIQKYQKDPDQQIIGHFGLGFYSSFMVAKQVEIETLSHRPNSPAIHWSCDGSPAFELTEGTRTTPGTTVTLTLMDEETEYAEAARIKQLIKTYCDFMPVPIMMGEERLNQEKALWKVSPQDLKDEDYLEFYRYLHPFQEDPLLWVHLKTDYPFVLDGILYFPQIRPDVDVNKGQIKLFCNQVFVSDNCDDIIPDFLRPLRGVIDSTDIPLNVSRSALTSDRTVRRIADYISKKIADRLKQIFREDRAKFVQCWQDVGTFIKFGSLKDDKFKEQVADIIIYKSTHQEDAPQVEVQTEGDDEWQDTPTNDGYTTLKDYLERNQEKHENRVFYCTDAGSQAPYVELYKNQGMEVLYMDSFIDTNYFIPFLEREYSEVKFARVDAELDQSLLNKDESEIVDPTTNKTKSEVIKELFEKALENSKITIRAESIKSENPQGTPPAMVIMPEELRRIQEMTALMQQKDMEFPDMHTLLVNTAHPMVQNLLNLSQSSIVDGSGESPTATLVNQMCQHIYDLALISQKPFDADNMKAFVERSNVLLTKVSERL from the coding sequence ATGGCAACCGTACTCGAACAAGGCAATATTACGATCCATACCGAGAATATTTTTCCCATCATCAAGAAATCCCTCTACACGGATCATGAAATTTTCTTGCGGGAGTTAATTTCCAACAGTGTGGATGCGATCGCCAAATTAAAGATGGTCTCCTATGCCGGTGAAGTTGACGGCGAATTACCCGCTCCGAAGATTGAAATCACGGTAGATGCCGACGCTAAAACCCTTTCCGTCTCCGATAACGGCATCGGCATGACTCCCGATGAAATCAAAAAATATATTAACCAAGTCGCCTTTTCCAGTGCCGAAGAATTTATTCAAAAATACCAAAAAGACCCCGACCAGCAAATTATCGGTCACTTTGGTTTAGGGTTTTATTCTAGCTTCATGGTGGCGAAGCAAGTGGAAATTGAAACCCTCTCCCACCGGCCCAACTCCCCCGCCATTCACTGGTCTTGCGACGGTTCCCCCGCCTTTGAACTCACCGAAGGAACCCGCACCACCCCCGGCACAACGGTGACCTTAACCCTGATGGATGAGGAAACTGAATACGCCGAAGCAGCTCGCATTAAACAGTTAATTAAAACTTACTGCGACTTCATGCCTGTGCCAATCATGATGGGCGAAGAACGGCTCAATCAAGAAAAAGCCCTCTGGAAGGTTTCCCCCCAAGATTTAAAAGACGAAGACTATCTTGAATTCTATCGTTATCTCCACCCCTTCCAAGAAGACCCCTTACTTTGGGTTCATCTCAAAACAGACTATCCCTTTGTCCTCGATGGTATCCTCTATTTCCCCCAAATCCGTCCTGATGTGGATGTAAATAAAGGACAAATTAAACTGTTTTGTAACCAAGTGTTTGTCAGTGATAATTGTGACGACATTATCCCGGACTTCTTGCGGCCCTTGCGCGGCGTGATTGACAGCACCGATATTCCGCTGAATGTGTCCCGGAGTGCGTTGACGAGCGATCGCACCGTCCGCCGCATCGCTGACTATATCTCGAAAAAAATCGCCGATCGCCTCAAACAAATCTTCCGCGAAGACCGCGCCAAGTTTGTCCAGTGCTGGCAAGATGTGGGCACATTCATCAAGTTCGGCTCCCTCAAAGACGACAAATTTAAAGAGCAAGTCGCCGACATCATCATCTACAAGAGCACCCATCAAGAGGACGCGCCCCAAGTGGAAGTCCAAACCGAAGGGGATGATGAATGGCAAGACACGCCCACCAATGACGGCTATACCACCCTCAAAGACTACCTCGAACGCAATCAAGAAAAACACGAAAACCGTGTGTTCTATTGCACCGATGCCGGTTCCCAAGCGCCCTACGTGGAACTCTACAAAAATCAAGGGATGGAAGTCCTGTATATGGATTCCTTCATTGATACGAATTACTTTATTCCCTTCTTGGAGCGGGAATATTCCGAAGTAAAATTTGCGCGGGTGGATGCAGAACTTGATCAAAGCTTGCTCAATAAAGACGAGTCGGAAATCGTTGACCCCACCACGAATAAAACCAAGAGTGAGGTGATCAAGGAGTTATTTGAAAAAGCCTTAGAAAACAGCAAAATCACGATCCGGGCTGAATCGATTAAGTCCGAAAATCCCCAAGGCACGCCCCCCGCGATGGTGATCATGCCGGAAGAGTTGCGCCGCATTCAAGAGATGACGGCCTTGATGCAACAGAAGGATATGGAATTTCCCGATATGCACACGTTGCTTGTGAATACGGCGCATCCGATGGTACAAAATCTGCTCAATTTGTCCCAAAGTAGCATTGTGGATGGGTCGGGTGAATCCCCCACGGCAACGCTAGTTAATCAAATGTGTCAGCACATTTACGACTTGGCATTGATTTCCCAAAAGCCTTTTGATGCGGACAATATGAAGGCATTTGTGGAGCGTTCTAATGTGCTGCTGACGAAGGTTTCTGAGCGGCTGTAA
- a CDS encoding NACHT domain-containing protein, giving the protein MARPNYGPTAQARSLHLFTVLLDYANDELDLDLALLERLRPQIQTQWQTEQRLVVRTKLRHLETLCRHTLQPLSRAQIREALHRWGDFLEILSDHRPQVSGSELWHFSINLWHGRRDRTANLRRFVQEWEDRRPVRSKQVTGKRSEPRADADQAADLDPMRDHDREVWRSRCRTSLEAQNYHRLTTNPLTAPDGMRFDHQDLYVPLALVPRPVRDRLQDDADGEEREEDGAIVTLTELLNTTTGRQRWAIVGEAGAGKTTTLQSLATQLLDRGAYPIWVTLADLQGQSLPDYLLQNWLQQATQSLHIPATLQAELSQLLTTGNAWLLLDGVDEMTGDSSRILAQLGRQLRGVLGGVSVVLTCRLHGWEGAKNALDGFTAYCCRRFSLARNGEPDQGGQFIDRWFAAQPERGQQLQTRLHDPQHHTIRDAVGNPLRLALLCRAWSLNEGQFPRSQAQLYAQFVTALYSWQQDRFPTTPAQRQRLNGVLATLAFNAFADSSLGYHLPDPVVQRAFHADPDLLPLALQVGWLDPVGIRAATADPVYRFYHPLFQAYFAAQVIPGAAFWLDPAADYPALNPRWWEVLRLWMGREDMAATEKEEAIAALRSFDDHGAGLYRDRAQGLAALLLAEFPDSEQAADLMGVILDWRFGPTFSATMPQGHSVPRLNLARRVVVQTDRTLAIAHLVEFLNTQTHPFPRWQAAYTLGKSLAPGHPVAVATLCDLLQTAPDAYRRWQFSDSLGRVQPGHPDAIATLTDLLPPEHPPKIRCKAAYSLGKFIPGHPDAIATLETLRDTVQPPGLLSQIRDNLHRLQHGAPPPIPTKSHPSKPPSERAIASITARLHAAPNPTEQRRHASRLARLQPDHPDAIVADAIATLLCLLITPGHPAALYKRLAKDIKSVAQTEHNAQIVGSLKTAIAQLPPSVQRHECDRLLWYCTDALAYHEFLVL; this is encoded by the coding sequence CACCTCTTCACGGTGTTGCTGGACTATGCCAATGATGAATTGGATCTAGACTTGGCTTTGTTGGAGCGGTTGCGTCCCCAAATCCAAACCCAATGGCAAACGGAGCAGCGGCTCGTGGTGCGGACGAAATTACGCCATCTCGAAACCCTGTGCCGTCACACGTTACAACCCCTCAGCCGCGCCCAAATTCGGGAAGCGTTGCACCGTTGGGGGGATTTTTTGGAGATTTTGAGCGATCATCGGCCCCAGGTGAGCGGGTCGGAACTGTGGCATTTTTCAATTAATTTGTGGCATGGACGGCGCGATCGCACCGCTAACCTCCGGCGTTTTGTTCAGGAATGGGAAGACCGCCGCCCGGTGAGGTCGAAACAGGTGACAGGAAAACGCAGCGAGCCGCGAGCCGATGCCGATCAAGCTGCCGATCTCGATCCAATGCGGGATCATGATCGGGAGGTATGGCGATCGCGCTGTCGCACTAGCCTCGAAGCCCAAAACTATCACCGCCTCACCACCAACCCCCTCACCGCCCCCGATGGGATGCGGTTTGACCATCAGGATCTTTATGTGCCGTTGGCATTAGTGCCGCGACCGGTGCGCGATCGCCTTCAGGATGATGCCGATGGAGAAGAACGCGAGGAGGACGGTGCGATCGTGACCCTCACTGAACTGCTCAACACCACAACGGGCCGCCAGCGGTGGGCGATCGTCGGGGAAGCCGGAGCGGGCAAAACCACCACTCTCCAAAGCCTCGCCACCCAACTCCTCGACCGGGGCGCATATCCCATCTGGGTCACGTTAGCGGATCTTCAGGGTCAATCCCTCCCGGATTATCTGTTGCAAAACTGGCTCCAACAGGCCACCCAATCCCTCCACATTCCCGCCACGTTACAGGCTGAATTATCCCAACTGCTGACCACGGGCAACGCTTGGCTGCTCTTGGATGGCGTAGATGAAATGACCGGGGACAGTAGCCGAATTTTGGCGCAATTGGGGCGACAGTTGCGGGGGGTGTTGGGCGGTGTGTCAGTGGTGCTCACCTGTCGGCTCCATGGATGGGAGGGGGCGAAAAATGCCCTCGATGGGTTTACGGCCTATTGCTGTCGGCGGTTCAGTCTGGCCAGGAATGGGGAGCCGGATCAAGGGGGGCAATTTATCGATCGCTGGTTTGCCGCCCAACCCGAACGCGGGCAACAATTACAGACCCGCCTCCACGATCCCCAACACCACACCATCCGGGACGCGGTGGGCAATCCGTTGCGATTAGCCCTGCTCTGTCGAGCGTGGTCGCTCAATGAGGGGCAATTTCCCCGCAGCCAAGCCCAACTGTACGCCCAATTTGTCACCGCCCTCTACAGTTGGCAGCAAGACCGCTTCCCCACCACCCCCGCCCAACGCCAACGCCTCAATGGGGTCTTGGCAACCCTTGCCTTTAATGCCTTTGCTGATTCGTCCTTGGGCTATCATCTCCCCGATCCTGTGGTACAGCGGGCGTTTCACGCTGATCCCGATTTGCTGCCCTTGGCGTTACAAGTGGGCTGGCTCGATCCGGTGGGGATTCGAGCGGCCACGGCTGATCCGGTGTATCGGTTTTATCATCCGCTGTTCCAAGCGTATTTTGCAGCGCAGGTGATTCCGGGGGCGGCGTTTTGGCTCGATCCGGCGGCGGACTATCCGGCGTTGAATCCGCGCTGGTGGGAGGTGTTGCGGTTGTGGATGGGGCGGGAGGATATGGCGGCGACGGAGAAGGAAGAGGCGATCGCAGCCTTGCGATCCTTCGATGATCATGGCGCGGGACTGTATCGCGATCGCGCCCAAGGACTCGCGGCGTTGCTGTTGGCGGAATTTCCCGATTCAGAGCAGGCGGCGGATCTAATGGGGGTGATCCTAGACTGGCGATTTGGCCCGACATTTTCGGCGACAATGCCCCAGGGTCATTCTGTGCCGCGCTTGAACCTGGCCCGGCGAGTGGTGGTGCAAACCGATCGCACCTTGGCGATCGCTCACCTGGTGGAATTCCTCAACACCCAAACCCACCCCTTTCCCCGCTGGCAAGCCGCCTACACCCTGGGCAAAAGTCTCGCACCCGGCCATCCCGTCGCCGTGGCGACGTTGTGCGATCTGCTCCAAACGGCCCCCGATGCCTATCGCCGCTGGCAATTTAGCGACAGCCTCGGCCGAGTGCAGCCGGGGCATCCCGACGCGATCGCCACCCTCACCGACTTGCTTCCACCCGAACACCCGCCGAAAATCCGCTGCAAGGCTGCCTATAGTTTGGGTAAATTTATCCCCGGTCATCCCGACGCGATCGCCACCCTCGAAACCCTCCGCGATACCGTCCAACCCCCCGGCCTCCTGTCCCAAATCCGCGACAATCTCCACCGCCTCCAGCACGGCGCACCCCCACCGATTCCGACAAAATCCCACCCCAGCAAACCCCCCTCCGAACGTGCGATCGCCAGCATCACCGCCCGTCTCCACGCCGCCCCCAACCCCACCGAACAACGCCGCCACGCCAGCCGCCTCGCCCGCCTCCAACCGGATCACCCCGATGCGATAGTGGCTGACGCGATCGCCACTCTCCTCTGTCTCCTGATCACCCCCGGCCATCCCGCCGCCCTCTACAAACGCCTCGCCAAGGACATTAAATCCGTCGCTCAAACCGAACACAATGCCCAAATCGTGGGGTCATTAAAGACTGCGATCGCCCAGCTTCCCCCCTCGGTGCAGCGTCATGAGTGCGATCGCCTCTTGTGGTATTGCACCGATGCCCTGGCCTATCACGAATTTTTGGTGCTGTAG